The following is a genomic window from Desulfofarcimen acetoxidans DSM 771.
CTGCTGGATTTGCTTACAGGAATTAATAAAGTTCTCTGGTTTTCAGAATCTAAGCCAACCTGATCTGTAAATAATACTAAATCGCCATCCGTTACTTTAACCACAGGGGGATTGTCTTTATTAAATGTTACACCGGGCGGCAGCATAATTTCCAACACCGCTCTACTCTGATTTCTGTCCAGTGCGCGCAAGGTTCCTGCCACGGTTTCATTGATAATCAGATCTCCCACCGCTTGTTTCTGCTTGCCGACAAATATATCAGTTTCTGAAGCAGTTAATTTAATCGGTGTTATTACATTAGCCACTATTGTTTTGCCTTCAGTTGAAAATACTGAACCACCTACGGTTATTTCTATTTGAGAAGGAGCATCAAAGGCCAGATCAACACTGCCGTTTCTTAAGATACAACTGCTGCTGCCCGGTTGGGGAAAAGGAACAGTATATTTGATTGTACGTCCATCACTGCCTACCGGTGTGGCCTGATCCAGCATCTTAGCGTTGTTTGTCGGGTAACTGCGCCACTTTACACCTTCCGGTAGAGTAAAAGTTACTGTGCGTCCCGAAGTCAGATCACCGGTTAAGCCTTGCATGATAATAATGTCACCGATAGCCTGATCTTTGTGGCCCGCAATTACCTCCGTAGGAGTAGAGTTGCCGACTTTACAGCCCGGCATTTTAAAAGTTGCAACAGTCAGAGTAGCAGTGCTAACTCCGGGATTACTTCCTTCGTAATATGCATATATTTCCCCCGGCTGGGCTATACTGCTGTCTACGTCCACCTCTCCTGTTAACGTTATACGTCCCGATCCGGTCGCATCTGTTGTTTTGTTATTAATTTGCAAGTACAAAACACTGCGACCGCTGCTATCCACATCTATCAGGTAACCGATATCTGAATTTGTAAAACCACCTGTCGCTATAATATTAGCGCTTGTCCAACTTACTCCGGCAGATAAAACCAGCTTTACTGTTTTTTGTTCTTTGCAGTTATCCGGATCAGATGTGTCAGTGTTTATCTCCAGAGCACCAGGTCCGTTCTCTTTAATTACAATGGTGCCGGTTTCTCCTCCCAGATCGGTGAGAGTCTCTGAAGAAATAGCGCTTGCGGTAGTGCCGTTTCCGTAAGCATATACTTTAGCAATTGTTTGAGTATCGGAACTAAAACCGCCGCTTCCGTCCAGAATAACTTTTGTCTCATCACCATCAGTTGCTTTTATCTTGCATGTCACGCTGTCAAAGTAAATATAGAAGCGAAAAGTTTTAGCGGTAGAATTTTCAGGGATTTTGTTTATTTTCAAAGTAAAGTTCTGTTCATTTTCTACCTGCATACTGAGTATGTTATCATTGTCACTAAAACAAGTCATATTCTTAAAATCGTTTGCACTTAAACTGTAAACAGCAGAATTAACAGTTGTGACATCGTAATCATAGAAAAAATCTATGTGGACTTGTTTCATTGCTATATAACTGGGTAAATTAACACATAAAATATCACCTTTTTTTAATGTCATGGGATATTCTTCCTTAATCATCAGGGTGCCCAAGCTTGTTGTAGTGGCCGATTTAATAGTTGGTACATTTAATACTTTATTAACCGTACTGGCGAATGCGGATTGGTTTCCTATCGACAAGCTAAAAAGCATGTAAAAGGCAAATAGAATCAAAACCTTATATCTCAAAATACATCGCTCCCCAATTTTAAAATAGGATATTTTTTGTTTTTATTATATTTATTTTACATTTGCCGGTATTTGAGATTGCTCCTGTACTTCTATTTCATTATAAGGATATACAGATGCCAAATTCAGTTGCTGGCCATAAAAATTTTGATTTATTTCCTGATAAAACGCATCCGGATCCAAATCTGAGAAAAGCTCGGGATGCAGCCATTTGGCCATATAGGCAAGACCGATAGCATATCTTGGTCCACGACAAATATCACAGGTAAGCAAATAAATTTTATCATTTTTTACAGCCTCTATATTTTTCCAGTTGGTTCTGGCAAGCATGCCCTCTTTTTTATTTTTTAGCATGGTTTCAGAGAAACCGCTATTAGACACATTATCAACATATTTAATAATTATTGAGGGATTTTTTGCTATGATCCATTTATTATCTACAAATGACATTGTTTTAAATCTTTTTTCAGAAGCGATATTTAAGCCTCCGGCTAACTGAACCAGCTTAGATTTATCATCATTAAGATTGAGAGTAATATAATCATTATCAGCTTCCAGGTATACTCTGGGTCTTTCATTAGCCGATAAATTCTTAGTGCGGGTTTTAATCAGAGAAATATATTTATCGTTTATATCGGTATACTCCTCGGCTGCTGTTTCTTTGCCCAGCGCAATACCCAGTAATTTTATGTTTTTACTTAATTCCTCAGTTTTATTGCAATCAAATAAAAAAACAGGTATGCCTTTCTTTTTTAATAATTGTAAAGAATCTTTTTCAGCTGCCGGATCAGCTATTACTAAATCAGCCTTTAATGCCGTGATCTTACTGATATTGGAGACAGTTATTGCAGGTATCTTTTCCCTATCCTGCAAAAAAAATTGGGAGGTACAGTTTTCATTAACCCCAATGAGTTGATCCGCCGCACCCAGAGCATAAATCAATTCCGAAGCGTCATCTTGCAGTGAAATAATGCGCTTGGGTATTTCAGGTACCAGTATTGTTTTCCCGGTTACATCTCTTACTATTTTTTTTTCAGGCTCACCGGCAAGTGCTTGAGAATTACTATGAAAAAGTACTGTGCATAATAAAAATAATAATATTATGCGAGAAATCTTCCTACAATAAGTCAAGAAGAACCCCCCTTTCCAAGCCATCTTATTTTCTACCCTTATTCTCCAAATATTGTTTTTGAAATATAGTCAGATTAGTGTTAGAGAAAGTCAAAGCTCAGAATTAAATTTGAGAAGATGTTTTTGGGGGTTGCCAGTATAAGCTTATTATCTGTTTGAATAACATTCACCTCCTTAACCGTAATGCATAAAGCATTTTTCCTTACGGTATTTAATTGGGGTACTAATTTTAGTATAAAAAATGAAGCATAATCAATAATCTGTACCCCTAAAAATACAAAACCACGAGGGTTAATACCTGTAAGCACAGATATTAACCTTCGTGGTTAGTTTAAACGATATGAATTGATCATTAAGAATTAAATTCGATAAAAAGCTTAATTACTTCGCTACCTTCAGATAGCGTAATTAAATTGTATAAACTTTCTTGAGTGCAAATAATGCTTAATTGCTGCTGATAAAAAAGCAGTTTATTGATTATGTTAAATCTCATAATGGAATTACAAAAGGCATATTGTGTATATTCTCTGCAGCGGCTTTAATAATTTGTTTAGACACTTTAACAAAGTGGATTTGCCTGAGCCATTGACTCCGAGGATGGAAAAAACCTCATCTGGTTATTTTGCTGTTCTCATTTAGCTTTTCTTCCAGTCAGCAGGTATGTTTGTGGGCCGTCTTTAATTTCAATGTTTGTTAATCCGGAACGGTTGGCTATCGACACCATCTCTTCCTCTGCCGGCAGCATATCATTTGCCACCACTCCGCCCAGATTTCGGTGAAAGCTGTTCAGTTCTTCCCTGGGAGCAGGGTGACATATGGATAACCTACCTCCCGGCTTGAGCACTCTGGTCATTTCCTGCATAGCTAAAGGCTTATTGTGAAAGTGGGGAAAAGCCGAATTACACACGACTTCATCAAAATAATCATTTTCAAAAGGCAAGTTGTGCACATCTGCACTCAAAATATTTACACTTGATCCGAAATTTTTTGCTATTGCAAATTGAAGCATTTCCTCCGCGAAATCCACCGCTATTATTTTTCCGGTCAGACCAACAGCTTCCTTAAGCCAGGGAATCAATACACCGGTACCTGTACCTACATCCAATACCACACTGTTAACTTTAATACCCAGATTTTTGATAATTTCATGTAGTTTTTGACACCTTTCTTCCTTTAGAACATTGCTGTCCCACACGGCTGCCTTTTCATTAAACCAAGTTCTGTGCTTATTCAGCATTTTTAATTGATCCATAGCTTTTAAAAATTTCCCTCCTCTTTTTATTACAACCCTTATTTTGTATTTAGCAACTTAATCAATTTCACCCACCTTCTAAAAATCTGACCAATACTCAAATTAAAGTTTGTGAAAAAATATTACTGTTGTTTTTTGTGATAAAATAACTTGTTTTACATAAATATAAAAACCACGAAGTAAGCCTACTACTTGTAGGCAATACCTTCGTGGTATAGTTAAAAATTTATTTAAATATTCAATCTTAAAACAATCAAAGCAATCTAGACAACTTCTTGCTGCTGCTATAAAAAATGATTCTCTATAATTTTACGAATTCCTTCATAAGTTTAAAAAAAATTTCACTTAATTGTCGTTTAAGCGCGAGATATTTATTTTTGCATGGAATCTACTGTATTCTATAACAGAAATTGTAGTAATATGATTATTCATTTTAACGTTCTCTCTGGTTGTTGGAAATAGACTGCCTGTTTGGAAAATAACTCAATAGTGTTGACAAATTAATTAAAAGATAGTATTATAGTTCTAGAATAATCGAAGAAGGTTGCTGTGGAAATATCTATGGAAAACTTGGCTATTATTTTCAAAGCGCTGTCTAACAAAAATCGTCTTATAATCTTTCATGAGTTGCTGCACAGAGAGGGTTTGCATCTTGGTTTAGGCAGTGAAAGTTGTTGTGGGCAGCATAACAAAGGAAACTGTTGTATCGGAGAGCTGGGAAAGAAAGTACAGCTTGCGCCGTCAACCATATCACACCATATTAAAGAACTGAAAAATGCTGGTCTAATAGATATTAGCAGGGAAGGCAATTTCCTTTATTGCTCGGTCAATTTTGCTAATTGGTCAAAAGTTCTTAGCTTTTTTAGTTCTTGTCAACCGGGACAAGGTGATTCACACCAGCATAAGTAAGAAACGGATCGTAAAGAATAAGAATTTTATTTTTGCCCGTTATTTCTATACTTCCAAAAATATAGAAATCATTGTTTTGAAATTTGTATGTTAATTACAAACCTTAGTGGGCAATAATATACTGCAGCATGTAAAATAGACTAGTCTATTTTAACAATAATATAAAGGAGGTATTTAGCATGTGTTGTAATGAAACTAAGTCAAACAGTTGTTGCCAGCCCCATTCCCACACTCATACTCACAGTGACGGCACCACACATTCTCACGAGCACAGCCATAGTCATGGCCATGAGCATGAGCATGACCACAGTCATGAAGGTTGCTGCACCGGAGGTCATAGCCATAAAGATTCAGGTAAGTGTTGCCAGTAAGAAAAATGTAAACATACAAAAGCACGCCCTGCTTATAGGCGTGCTTTTGTATGTTTACATCAGACATAGAAAGCCCTTACTCATTTCTTTATCCGAAATTGTAAAGGCAGGGTTTGTAAAAAATAAAGCAAATGGGTGCCAATTCCTATTCCCATTTGCTTCTGGTGTTGTAATAGATTAAACTATTCCACTTTGAGGCAGGTCTTAATTCCCCATATAACAAAAAGAGCTAAATAGAATATTTGAATTGCCGG
Proteins encoded in this region:
- a CDS encoding copper amine oxidase N-terminal domain-containing protein codes for the protein MRYKVLILFAFYMLFSLSIGNQSAFASTVNKVLNVPTIKSATTTSLGTLMIKEEYPMTLKKGDILCVNLPSYIAMKQVHIDFFYDYDVTTVNSAVYSLSANDFKNMTCFSDNDNILSMQVENEQNFTLKINKIPENSTAKTFRFYIYFDSVTCKIKATDGDETKVILDGSGGFSSDTQTIAKVYAYGNGTTASAISSETLTDLGGETGTIVIKENGPGALEINTDTSDPDNCKEQKTVKLVLSAGVSWTSANIIATGGFTNSDIGYLIDVDSSGRSVLYLQINNKTTDATGSGRITLTGEVDVDSSIAQPGEIYAYYEGSNPGVSTATLTVATFKMPGCKVGNSTPTEVIAGHKDQAIGDIIIMQGLTGDLTSGRTVTFTLPEGVKWRSYPTNNAKMLDQATPVGSDGRTIKYTVPFPQPGSSSCILRNGSVDLAFDAPSQIEITVGGSVFSTEGKTIVANVITPIKLTASETDIFVGKQKQAVGDLIINETVAGTLRALDRNQSRAVLEIMLPPGVTFNKDNPPVVKVTDGDLVLFTDQVGLDSENQRTLLIPVSKSSSVSSTIEISNVILDVNRMVPEGSVKVEVGGTALTETDDLFNGSQNFLKAVIANCPTAAPQEIKTKAIFTIDSNSYEFNDKKYDMDVAPYIKNDRTYGPVRYIAYALGLNEQDVQWDASSQTVTLMHGGRVVQMKAGQPTMLVQGTEISIDAEPEIIEPGRLMLPYRWAASALNGNITWDADKKQVTVQNY
- a CDS encoding ArsR/SmtB family transcription factor: MEISMENLAIIFKALSNKNRLIIFHELLHREGLHLGLGSESCCGQHNKGNCCIGELGKKVQLAPSTISHHIKELKNAGLIDISREGNFLYCSVNFANWSKVLSFFSSCQPGQGDSHQHK
- a CDS encoding ABC transporter substrate-binding protein, with the protein product MTYCRKISRIILLFLLCTVLFHSNSQALAGEPEKKIVRDVTGKTILVPEIPKRIISLQDDASELIYALGAADQLIGVNENCTSQFFLQDREKIPAITVSNISKITALKADLVIADPAAEKDSLQLLKKKGIPVFLFDCNKTEELSKNIKLLGIALGKETAAEEYTDINDKYISLIKTRTKNLSANERPRVYLEADNDYITLNLNDDKSKLVQLAGGLNIASEKRFKTMSFVDNKWIIAKNPSIIIKYVDNVSNSGFSETMLKNKKEGMLARTNWKNIEAVKNDKIYLLTCDICRGPRYAIGLAYMAKWLHPELFSDLDPDAFYQEINQNFYGQQLNLASVYPYNEIEVQEQSQIPANVK
- a CDS encoding class I SAM-dependent methyltransferase, translating into MDQLKMLNKHRTWFNEKAAVWDSNVLKEERCQKLHEIIKNLGIKVNSVVLDVGTGTGVLIPWLKEAVGLTGKIIAVDFAEEMLQFAIAKNFGSSVNILSADVHNLPFENDYFDEVVCNSAFPHFHNKPLAMQEMTRVLKPGGRLSICHPAPREELNSFHRNLGGVVANDMLPAEEEMVSIANRSGLTNIEIKDGPQTYLLTGRKAK